DNA from bacterium:
TCCAAAATTAAAATGGATTCCGAATGTTGCATAAATACTCCGTTCTAACTATCAAAAATTACTTATTTTTCAACTATTCGTGTTGGGCATGCCGTCGTTCATTTTTTTATTTTATTGTAAAGCGCCCACGCTTTTTCAAAATCAATTAACTTAAAGCCCGGTTCGCCATCCGCCAACGGTGGATTACCTGCCCGTAAATTATCGATAGCGGCCCATTGAAATGCAGAATGTTCATCGGATAATTGTACTCCCGCATGATCGGTTTCTGCAAGATAATCAATGGAAACAAGAACACCTTCGCGAAATGACCCGTACCAGATATCGGCCGGCCCAAGCAGGTTAATATCTAATCCACTTTCTTCTTTGACCTCCCGTAAGATTCCTTCTGCAGGATTTTCATTTATTTCCAGACGTCCGCCAGGCGGACCCCAGACTTTGGGTTCATGATTACGCTTCAAAAGAAGAAATTTTCCGTTATGAATTACATAAGCAATAACGGCTAACTGATGCGTGAGCGGCATTATTGTGCCCGTTTGATTTCCAGATATTTTTCATGC
Protein-coding regions in this window:
- a CDS encoding NUDIX hydrolase, whose product is MPLTHQLAVIAYVIHNGKFLLLKRNHEPKVWGPPGGRLEINENPAEGILREVKEESGLDINLLGPADIWYGSFREGVLVSIDYLAETDHAGVQLSDEHSAFQWAAIDNLRAGNPPLADGEPGFKLIDFEKAWALYNKIKK